A genomic stretch from bacterium includes:
- the rpoD gene encoding RNA polymerase sigma factor RpoD — protein MPKSPSKPKSEHADKILQVGKEKGYITHKQVNDILPNEVVSSEEIDQILSMLGENDIKIVDQEEGEETIPDGPKGAGASAKDDEDDDEDDFAKAVAGAGAETRMNDPVKMYLHQMGRIPLLTREQEIAIAKRMEAGEFTVGKAVLGSALGFQELHDLFTAILTKKKTLQETIDLTPYADAPGGVPEGKIYAKIKKNHAKLKALEKKVKDLQHKVALKSLKPEKKKELSDKLDGLLIDLIWLVKDCQFQKKVRERFTNRLKEQGENLEEQEHLMHKQENRMKLPPTEYLKLPSYLAGDMSSKLKHLEKKSNVKGEELHLAAKTWDDARRQIKKIEKETMASRLQIKAMMKNIRVGEREAYTAAMEMVEANLRLVISIAKKYSNRGLLFLDLIQEGNIGLMKAVEKFEYRRGYKFSTYATWWIRQAITRAIADQARTIRIPVHMNEVINKFVKTSRDLTQELGREPMADETAKKLKMPVEKVRSILKVAQSPISLETPIGEDQSTHLGDFIEDKEVASPADAANFVLLQEKIEKVLSTLKEREAEILRMRFGLNDGNPQTLEEVGNVYKVTRERVRQIEAKALRKLRHPSRSRELRGYLEQ, from the coding sequence ATTCCTAAATCGCCATCCAAACCCAAGAGCGAACACGCCGATAAGATCCTGCAAGTGGGGAAAGAGAAAGGTTACATCACCCATAAACAGGTGAACGACATCCTGCCCAACGAGGTCGTTTCATCGGAGGAGATCGACCAGATCCTTTCCATGCTCGGCGAGAACGACATCAAGATCGTCGACCAGGAAGAGGGCGAGGAGACCATCCCGGACGGGCCCAAGGGCGCCGGAGCTTCCGCCAAGGATGACGAGGACGACGACGAGGACGATTTCGCCAAGGCGGTCGCGGGTGCCGGGGCCGAGACCCGGATGAACGATCCGGTCAAGATGTACCTGCACCAGATGGGCCGCATCCCCCTGCTCACGCGCGAGCAGGAGATCGCCATCGCCAAGCGCATGGAAGCGGGCGAATTCACCGTCGGCAAGGCGGTCCTGGGTTCGGCCCTGGGTTTCCAGGAGCTCCACGACCTTTTTACCGCCATCCTCACCAAGAAGAAGACCCTGCAGGAGACCATCGACCTGACCCCTTACGCCGACGCCCCGGGCGGGGTACCGGAGGGGAAGATCTACGCCAAGATCAAAAAGAACCACGCCAAACTGAAGGCCCTGGAAAAGAAGGTCAAGGACCTGCAGCACAAGGTGGCCCTGAAGTCCCTCAAGCCCGAGAAGAAGAAGGAGCTGTCGGACAAGTTGGACGGCCTCTTGATCGACCTGATCTGGCTGGTCAAGGACTGCCAGTTCCAGAAGAAGGTGCGGGAACGTTTCACGAACCGCCTGAAGGAGCAAGGGGAGAACCTGGAAGAGCAGGAGCACCTCATGCATAAGCAGGAGAACCGCATGAAGCTCCCCCCGACCGAGTACCTCAAACTTCCGTCCTATTTGGCGGGGGACATGAGCTCCAAATTGAAGCATTTGGAGAAGAAGAGCAACGTGAAGGGCGAAGAGCTCCACTTGGCCGCCAAGACCTGGGACGACGCACGCCGCCAGATCAAGAAGATCGAGAAGGAGACCATGGCCAGCCGCCTGCAGATCAAGGCCATGATGAAGAACATCCGGGTCGGGGAGCGGGAAGCCTATACGGCCGCCATGGAAATGGTGGAAGCCAACCTCCGTCTCGTCATCTCCATCGCCAAGAAATACTCCAACCGCGGGCTTTTGTTCCTCGACCTGATCCAGGAGGGGAACATCGGCCTGATGAAGGCGGTCGAGAAATTCGAATACCGCCGGGGCTACAAGTTCTCGACCTACGCCACCTGGTGGATCCGGCAGGCCATCACCCGCGCCATCGCGGACCAGGCCCGGACCATCCGTATCCCGGTGCACATGAACGAGGTCATCAACAAGTTCGTGAAGACCTCGCGCGACCTGACCCAGGAACTGGGCCGGGAGCCTATGGCCGACGAGACGGCCAAAAAGCTCAAGATGCCGGTGGAGAAGGTGCGGTCCATCCTCAAGGTGGCCCAGTCGCCCATCTCCTTGGAAACGCCCATCGGCGAGGACCAGAGCACGCATTTGGGCGATTTCATCGAGGACAAGGAAGTGGCCTCGCCCGCCGACGCCGCCAATTTCGTCCTGTTGCAGGAGAAGATCGAGAAGGTCCTCAGCACCCTCAAAGAGAGGGAAGCGGAGATCCTTCGCATGCGCTTCGGGCTCAATGACGGCAATCCCCAGACCTTGGAAGAGGTCGGGAACGTCTACAAGGTCACCCGCGAACGCGTCCGGCAGATCGAGGCGAAAGCCCTGCGCAAACTGCGGCACCCTTCCCGCAGCCGCGAGCTCCGAGGCTACCTGGAACAGTAA